From a single Pyxidicoccus xibeiensis genomic region:
- a CDS encoding metallophosphoesterase family protein, with protein MSTPIPSVAYLTDVEGIWQKLTGFCEDNPLVSLEDGERLVVRPGATFVYGGDAIDRGPDGRRVVRTLLEARRRQPSQVVLLAGNRDINKLRLVRELRGHPLARTPPEVRSAPRPVLLRWIFENSMGARGAFDFRKAELARSGDAVSDEDVVDSYLADLGPGGELRDYLSACQLTHRIGNTLFLHGGLHEDSLGAVPSRERVEGVDAWSETLNGWYREQLTAFAEERYDADGRPAWEPVIAYQAPTPGKRINTASVVYGRMANERNHPTLPSPGLIETLARSGIHRVVVGHTPSGDCPSLLVDGAFELLLADNSYGRVEGASRVFLDDDRVQVEGEVRLDDGRLERLHLEHLLGDTSGPLGRQLLDTGQLVKGPLRSGEWLLFRALPDFQVEQRAVDPGSLAGRPLGPSRAIS; from the coding sequence ATGTCGACGCCCATCCCCTCCGTCGCCTACCTCACCGACGTGGAGGGCATCTGGCAGAAGCTGACCGGCTTCTGTGAGGACAACCCGCTCGTGTCGCTGGAGGACGGGGAGCGCCTGGTGGTCCGGCCCGGCGCGACCTTCGTCTACGGGGGCGACGCCATCGACCGGGGGCCCGACGGGCGGCGCGTGGTGCGCACGCTCCTGGAGGCCCGGCGCCGGCAGCCCTCGCAGGTGGTGCTGCTCGCGGGCAACCGCGACATCAACAAGCTGCGGCTGGTGCGCGAGCTGCGCGGCCACCCGCTGGCCCGCACGCCCCCGGAGGTGCGCAGCGCCCCCCGGCCCGTGCTGCTCCGGTGGATTTTCGAGAACTCCATGGGCGCACGCGGCGCCTTCGACTTCCGCAAGGCGGAGCTGGCCCGCTCGGGCGACGCCGTGAGCGACGAGGACGTGGTGGACAGCTACCTCGCGGACCTCGGTCCCGGCGGCGAGCTGCGCGACTACCTCTCCGCGTGCCAGCTGACCCACCGCATCGGCAACACGCTCTTCCTCCACGGCGGGCTGCACGAGGACAGCCTGGGAGCGGTGCCGTCCCGGGAGCGCGTGGAGGGCGTGGACGCCTGGAGCGAGACCCTCAACGGGTGGTATCGCGAGCAACTCACGGCCTTCGCCGAGGAGCGCTACGACGCGGACGGCCGCCCGGCCTGGGAGCCCGTCATCGCCTATCAGGCGCCCACCCCGGGCAAGCGCATCAACACCGCCAGCGTCGTGTACGGACGCATGGCCAACGAGCGCAACCACCCCACCCTGCCGTCGCCAGGCCTCATCGAAACGCTCGCGCGCTCGGGCATCCACCGCGTCGTCGTGGGGCACACCCCCAGTGGGGACTGTCCCTCGCTGCTGGTCGACGGGGCCTTCGAGCTGCTCCTCGCGGACAACTCCTATGGCCGGGTGGAGGGCGCGTCGCGCGTCTTCCTCGATGACGACCGCGTCCAGGTGGAAGGAGAGGTGAGGCTGGACGACGGGCGGCTGGAGCGACTCCACCTCGAGCACCTGCTCGGCGACACCTCGGGGCCGCTGGGCCGCCAGCTATTGGATACCGGACAGCTGGTGAAGGGTCCGCTGCGCAGCGGGGAGTGGCTGCTGTTCCGCGCGCTGCCGGACTTCCAGGTCGAGCAGCGTGCGGTGGACCCGGGCTCGCTCGCGGGGCGTCCGCTGGGCCCGTCGCGCGCCATCTCTTGA
- a CDS encoding zinc metalloprotease — MSAFRKTVAASVAVVGLNGCVYGYVNDASTGSAIQDVTVTVASGSCSGSGCATPIIQKSDSAGLFVFDAYGDRHGEDQVQIITPASGQEAMRLLYTRSGYRSVNVYHKPKYEEVTQDGKNYLISGVQAVYLCALTAVDSDADGICDAAESRYGTSPTNSDTDGDNLSDFAELYGYGGVDLRYFGANPKKKDVFVELDYYPNLKPIQAALDRVTAAFAAAPVGNPDGSTGIALHLVLDQQIATADADMNLSPAWTDFDVIKAKYFASRRAPFFHYALFANQYDSNGSSGLSRGVPGHDFMVTLGTWGTPGGTEQQQAGTLMHELGHNIGLQHGGNEGMNYKANYLSLMSYSYQLRGLRVDEVDGVLDYSRVRVASASELSVSEISAFAPAGTTTEADLSRYGVRIGTALRIGAAHANLDFNGNNVIQASPFAQDLNNDGDTVDLISASQNDWLALVYDGAGSIGDPFLGASASLKRAQPFMVVPERTEPCITEHEHRR, encoded by the coding sequence ATGTCAGCGTTTCGAAAGACCGTCGCGGCCTCGGTGGCCGTCGTCGGATTGAATGGTTGTGTCTACGGCTACGTGAACGACGCCTCGACGGGCAGCGCCATCCAGGACGTGACGGTCACCGTCGCCTCCGGCTCCTGCTCGGGCAGCGGCTGCGCCACGCCCATCATCCAGAAGAGCGACTCGGCCGGTCTGTTCGTCTTCGACGCCTACGGCGACCGCCACGGCGAGGACCAGGTGCAGATCATCACGCCCGCATCCGGCCAGGAGGCGATGCGGCTGCTCTACACCCGCTCGGGGTACCGCTCCGTCAACGTCTACCACAAGCCGAAGTACGAGGAGGTCACCCAGGACGGGAAGAACTACCTCATCTCGGGCGTGCAGGCGGTCTACCTGTGCGCGCTGACCGCCGTCGACTCCGACGCGGACGGCATCTGTGACGCCGCGGAGAGCCGCTACGGCACCAGCCCCACGAACAGCGACACGGACGGCGACAACCTCAGCGACTTCGCCGAGCTGTATGGCTATGGCGGCGTCGACCTGCGCTACTTCGGCGCCAACCCGAAGAAGAAGGACGTCTTCGTCGAGCTCGACTACTACCCGAACCTCAAGCCCATCCAGGCCGCGCTGGACCGCGTCACGGCGGCCTTCGCCGCGGCGCCGGTGGGCAACCCGGACGGCTCCACGGGCATCGCGCTGCACCTGGTGCTGGACCAGCAGATCGCCACCGCCGACGCCGACATGAACCTGAGCCCGGCCTGGACGGACTTCGACGTCATCAAGGCCAAGTACTTCGCCTCGCGCCGCGCGCCGTTCTTCCACTACGCCCTGTTCGCCAACCAGTACGACAGCAACGGCTCCAGCGGCCTGTCGCGCGGCGTCCCCGGCCATGACTTCATGGTGACGCTGGGCACCTGGGGCACCCCGGGTGGCACCGAGCAGCAGCAGGCCGGCACCCTCATGCACGAGCTGGGGCACAACATCGGCCTGCAGCACGGCGGCAACGAGGGCATGAACTACAAGGCCAACTACCTGAGCCTCATGTCCTACTCGTACCAGCTGCGCGGCCTGCGCGTGGACGAGGTGGACGGGGTGCTCGACTACTCGCGCGTGCGCGTCGCCTCGGCGAGCGAGCTGTCCGTCAGTGAGATCTCCGCCTTCGCCCCCGCCGGGACGACGACGGAGGCGGACCTGTCGCGCTACGGCGTGCGCATCGGCACCGCCCTGCGCATCGGCGCCGCGCATGCCAACCTCGACTTCAACGGCAACAACGTCATCCAGGCCAGCCCCTTCGCCCAGGACCTCAACAACGACGGCGACACGGTGGACCTCATCAGCGCGTCGCAGAACGACTGGCTGGCCCTCGTCTATGACGGCGCGGGCAGCATCGGCGACCCCTTCCTGGGCGCCTCCGCCAGCCTGAAGCGCGCGCAGCCGTTCATGGTCGTCCCCGAGCGGACCGAGCCCTGCATCACCGAGCACGAGCACCGCCGGTAG
- a CDS encoding TetR/AcrR family transcriptional regulator, which yields MPKDTFFRLPDERRARLVHEAISEFADRSYTEASLSQIARRARIPKGSMYQYFEDKLDLYRWLLTEEAPRRKREFVGAAASAGGDFWERLETFIERGMAFLVEHPHLARLSAAAAAPTALVEVRGLYKAICEAGLVELRAVLEEGAASGALHAPDLDVATRLVATVIGPGLTDLVLQELGAELHEVLASDALRKRLNSRRRRALAHQAVLFIRGGLGTPERKRA from the coding sequence ATGCCCAAGGACACCTTCTTCCGACTGCCCGACGAGCGCAGGGCCCGGCTCGTGCACGAGGCCATCTCCGAGTTCGCGGACCGGAGCTACACCGAGGCCTCGCTGTCCCAGATTGCGCGCCGTGCGCGCATCCCGAAGGGCAGCATGTACCAGTACTTCGAGGACAAGCTCGACCTGTACCGCTGGCTGCTCACGGAGGAGGCGCCGCGCCGCAAGCGTGAGTTCGTGGGCGCCGCCGCGAGCGCCGGGGGCGACTTCTGGGAGCGCCTGGAGACCTTCATCGAGCGGGGCATGGCGTTCCTCGTCGAGCACCCGCACCTGGCCCGCCTGTCCGCGGCGGCCGCCGCTCCCACCGCCCTCGTGGAGGTGCGTGGCCTGTACAAGGCCATCTGCGAGGCCGGCCTGGTGGAGCTGCGCGCCGTGCTGGAGGAGGGGGCCGCGAGCGGTGCCCTCCACGCACCGGACCTGGATGTCGCCACGCGCCTGGTCGCCACGGTCATCGGCCCCGGGCTGACGGACCTGGTGCTCCAGGAGCTCGGGGCGGAGCTCCACGAGGTGCTCGCCTCGGATGCCCTGCGAAAGCGGCTCAACTCCAGGCGCCGTCGCGCCCTGGCACACCAGGCGGTCCTCTTCATCCGGGGCGGCCTGGGCACTCCCGAAAGGAAACGCGCATGA
- a CDS encoding SDR family NAD(P)-dependent oxidoreductase yields the protein MTHHDFSGRVALVIGGTSGIGLTTARGFARAGAAVAIAARGEEAGQKARASLEAEGARVLFVQADVRDEAAVARAVEATVKGFGRLDFAVNSSGHGGDMAPLEQASQAVWDDVMAVNARGVWLAMRYEIPAMLASGGGSIVNVSSVFGLAGRAAHHAYVASKHAVVGMTRSVALEYAQRGIRVNALCAGVTRTPGMQQAEVHVPELVQGLVAQHPMGRMATEEEVAGAALWLCSAGAGYVTGVPLPVDGGFLAA from the coding sequence ATGACCCACCACGACTTCTCCGGACGGGTGGCCCTCGTCATCGGGGGCACCTCAGGCATCGGCCTCACCACGGCGCGCGGCTTCGCGCGGGCGGGAGCGGCGGTCGCCATCGCCGCCCGGGGCGAGGAGGCCGGCCAGAAGGCCCGCGCCTCGCTGGAGGCCGAGGGCGCACGCGTCCTGTTCGTCCAGGCCGACGTGCGGGACGAGGCCGCCGTCGCGCGCGCCGTCGAGGCGACGGTGAAGGGGTTCGGCCGGCTCGACTTCGCGGTGAACAGCTCGGGCCATGGCGGCGACATGGCGCCGCTCGAGCAGGCGAGCCAGGCGGTCTGGGACGACGTGATGGCCGTCAACGCCCGGGGCGTGTGGCTGGCGATGCGCTACGAAATCCCGGCGATGCTCGCCTCGGGAGGGGGCTCCATCGTCAACGTGAGCTCCGTCTTCGGTCTCGCCGGCAGGGCCGCGCACCATGCCTACGTGGCGTCGAAACACGCGGTGGTCGGCATGACGCGCTCGGTGGCGCTGGAGTATGCGCAGCGGGGGATTCGAGTGAATGCCCTGTGCGCGGGCGTCACCCGCACCCCCGGCATGCAGCAGGCGGAAGTCCATGTCCCCGAACTCGTCCAGGGCCTCGTCGCGCAGCATCCGATGGGCCGGATGGCCACCGAGGAGGAGGTGGCGGGCGCCGCGCTGTGGCTGTGCTCGGCGGGCGCGGGCTACGTCACGGGGGTGCCGCTGCCGGTGGACGGCGGCTTCCTCGCGGCCTAG
- a CDS encoding ArnT family glycosyltransferase: protein MPETSYEPRPLERWLERWFTPLLLSGLLVNLSGLWVTVAEPDAALYATIARRMAETGNFVELVLAGRDWLDKPHFPFWVTALSFRLFGVGTLSYKLPAVCFWGLSLVYTYLFARHLYSRTVARLAVLLLVSAYHLVLSNNDVRAEPYLTALLVGGLYHLVRAHERPYSPHLVWGALLTACAVMTKGPFVLLAPCGALVLHWLAHRQWRELLRPRWWLALLLVAVFILPELYCLYVQFDLHPEKEVFGRTGVSGLRFFFWDSQFGRFFNTGPIRGKGDPFFFLHTLLWAFLPWSLLLYAACLSRLRSWWRQGLAGQELFTWGAAGVLLGVFSLSGFQLPHYTNILFPFFSIILAAWLDARGDAPSRVLAWTQSGVSVGMVVLMAAALWVFHSPLLLWAGLGLAAATGLVFAGFRGEAVGSTLGRSFGVALAFCATLNLGFLPELVRYQAGSHAAELLNHQPARPTGVHAVSGYAFQLYARTRVEHWDLEALKEVTRAGPVHLYLPEERVPALEEAGLSVRRLGTFEDFRITRPTRAFLDPATRKGTLRPMLLAEVATR from the coding sequence GTGCCGGAGACGTCGTACGAGCCACGGCCGCTGGAGCGGTGGCTGGAGCGCTGGTTCACACCGCTGTTGTTGTCAGGACTGCTCGTCAACCTGAGCGGCCTGTGGGTCACCGTCGCGGAGCCCGATGCGGCGCTCTACGCCACGATTGCCCGGCGCATGGCGGAGACGGGCAACTTCGTGGAGCTCGTCCTCGCCGGGCGCGACTGGCTGGACAAGCCCCACTTCCCCTTCTGGGTGACGGCCCTCTCCTTCCGGCTCTTCGGCGTGGGAACGCTCAGCTACAAGCTCCCGGCCGTCTGTTTCTGGGGCCTGTCGCTCGTCTACACGTACCTCTTCGCCAGGCACCTCTACTCCCGCACGGTGGCACGGCTGGCGGTGCTCCTGCTGGTCTCCGCGTACCACCTGGTGCTCTCCAACAACGACGTGCGCGCGGAGCCCTACCTCACGGCGCTGCTCGTCGGCGGCCTCTATCACCTCGTGCGCGCCCACGAGCGCCCGTACAGCCCGCACCTGGTCTGGGGCGCGCTGCTCACCGCCTGCGCGGTGATGACCAAGGGGCCCTTCGTGCTGCTCGCGCCCTGTGGAGCGCTCGTGCTGCACTGGCTGGCGCACCGGCAATGGCGTGAGCTGCTCCGCCCGCGCTGGTGGCTCGCCCTGCTCCTGGTCGCGGTGTTCATCCTCCCGGAGCTGTACTGTCTCTACGTGCAGTTCGACCTCCATCCGGAGAAGGAGGTCTTCGGACGTACCGGTGTCTCCGGGCTGCGCTTCTTCTTCTGGGACAGTCAGTTCGGCCGCTTCTTCAACACCGGCCCCATCCGGGGGAAGGGAGACCCCTTCTTCTTCCTCCACACGCTGCTGTGGGCCTTCCTGCCCTGGTCGCTGCTCCTCTACGCCGCGTGCCTCTCGCGGCTGCGGAGCTGGTGGCGCCAGGGGCTGGCGGGCCAGGAGCTGTTCACCTGGGGCGCCGCCGGAGTCCTCCTGGGGGTGTTCTCGCTGTCGGGCTTCCAGCTCCCGCACTACACGAACATCCTCTTCCCCTTCTTCAGCATCATCCTCGCCGCGTGGCTGGACGCGCGGGGGGACGCGCCTTCACGGGTCCTCGCCTGGACGCAGAGCGGCGTCTCGGTGGGCATGGTGGTGCTGATGGCCGCCGCGCTCTGGGTGTTCCACTCGCCCCTGTTGCTCTGGGCCGGACTCGGGCTGGCGGCGGCCACGGGGCTGGTGTTCGCCGGCTTCCGGGGCGAGGCCGTGGGCAGCACTCTCGGCAGGAGCTTCGGCGTGGCGCTCGCCTTCTGCGCCACCCTCAACCTGGGCTTCCTGCCGGAGCTGGTGCGCTACCAGGCCGGGAGCCACGCGGCCGAGCTGCTCAACCACCAGCCGGCCCGGCCGACGGGAGTCCACGCGGTCTCCGGTTACGCCTTCCAGCTCTATGCCCGAACGCGGGTGGAGCACTGGGACCTGGAGGCGCTGAAGGAGGTGACGCGCGCCGGCCCCGTCCACCTCTACCTGCCGGAGGAGCGCGTGCCGGCGCTCGAGGAGGCGGGGCTGTCCGTGCGCAGGCTGGGGACGTTCGAGGACTTCCGCATCACCCGGCCGACGCGGGCGTTCCTCGACCCCGCCACCCGGAAGGGCACGCTGCGGCCCATGCTGCTCGCGGAGGTGGCGACGCGCTAG
- a CDS encoding ATP-binding protein, with protein sequence MAPSREAWLDALGGPSELRELMRTRDWASTPMGPTASWPRSLKVVVKTMLASRFPMILTWGPELTQFYNDAYSRLIGTKHPAALGIDIRVTLAEAWDTLGPVIRQVMETGVASWLPALLLLLERSGYREEAYFDVSHAPAEDDSGAVVGMLAVCSEVTQQVLSERRLRLLSEVSTREGATRGVERTCQDVVRAMAADPLDIPFALLYLRSADGQRLTLGGALGISEGGPACPRTVELTDGADAVWPLARAAAGEVVRVDEVERHIALPGGPWGDTVRSALVLPLEAAGHSAPPGVLVLGLSPNRALDDGYRSFFELLAGQVSVALRNARAHEEERQRAEALAELDRAKTAFFSNVSHEFRTPLTLMLGPLEELLASRRLGEAERRELELVHRNSVRLLRLVNTLLDFSRLEAGRAEASFEPTDLASFTADLASGFRSAVERAGLVLTVDCPPLTGPTFVDREMWEKIVLNLLSNALKFTFEGAITLRLREEGGQGMLTVEDTGTGIPAGDLPHLFDRFFRVKGARSRTHEGSGIGLSLVRDLVRLHGGDVRVDSAEGRGTSFTVTLPLGSAHLPDARLHAPRSQASTAAGVGAFLDEALRWLPDRGEGSASPGTSGPPGDGPRREQGAKADGRRGRVLAVDDNADMREYLSRVLGTVFDVVTAEDGEAALEVLARRGPFDLVLTDVMMPRLGGFGLLKALREAPRTRTLPVIMLSARAGEEASVEGLEAGADDYLVKPFSARELVARTRSALELSWMRGEVTRHEMTEAHLREAVRARDDFLSVASHELKTPLTAFRLQLELIERNLSPEARTHVGDRILSAGRQVSRLSVLVENLLDVSQLTSGRLVLTRDEVDLAALAEDAAARLREEATAAGSTLSLHLESPLVGQFDRLRMDQVVTNLLQNAIKYGAGRPIQLRVSREGGVARVCVKDEGIGIAPHDRERIFGRFERAVSVRQYGGFGLGLWIARQVVEAHGGTVSVVSEPGHGALFTVELPLTGETRTARPAPEEERGIS encoded by the coding sequence ATGGCCCCTTCGCGGGAAGCCTGGCTGGATGCCCTGGGTGGCCCCAGCGAGCTGCGCGAGCTCATGCGCACGAGGGACTGGGCCTCCACGCCCATGGGCCCCACTGCCTCCTGGCCCCGGAGCCTCAAGGTCGTCGTCAAGACGATGCTGGCGTCGCGCTTCCCCATGATTCTCACCTGGGGGCCGGAGCTCACCCAGTTCTACAACGACGCCTACTCCCGGCTCATCGGGACCAAGCACCCGGCCGCGCTCGGCATCGACATCCGCGTCACGCTGGCCGAGGCCTGGGACACGCTGGGGCCGGTCATCCGGCAGGTCATGGAGACGGGCGTCGCCAGCTGGCTGCCCGCGCTGCTCCTCCTGCTGGAGCGCTCGGGCTACCGCGAGGAGGCCTACTTCGATGTGTCCCACGCGCCCGCCGAGGACGACTCGGGGGCGGTGGTGGGCATGCTCGCCGTGTGCAGCGAGGTGACCCAGCAGGTGCTCAGCGAGCGGCGCCTGCGGCTGCTGAGCGAGGTCTCCACCCGTGAGGGCGCGACGCGCGGCGTGGAGCGCACGTGCCAGGACGTGGTCCGCGCCATGGCCGCGGACCCGCTGGACATCCCGTTCGCGCTGCTCTACCTGCGCTCCGCGGATGGCCAGCGCCTCACGCTGGGCGGCGCCCTGGGGATTTCCGAGGGCGGCCCCGCGTGTCCACGCACCGTGGAGCTGACGGACGGGGCGGACGCGGTATGGCCGCTCGCGAGGGCCGCGGCCGGTGAGGTCGTCCGGGTGGACGAGGTCGAGCGCCACATCGCGCTCCCCGGCGGCCCGTGGGGGGACACGGTGCGCTCGGCGCTGGTGCTGCCGCTGGAGGCGGCGGGGCACTCGGCGCCGCCAGGCGTCCTGGTGCTGGGGCTGAGCCCCAACCGCGCGCTCGATGACGGCTACCGCTCCTTCTTCGAGCTGCTGGCCGGCCAGGTCTCTGTGGCGCTGCGCAATGCGCGGGCCCACGAGGAGGAGCGGCAGCGCGCCGAGGCGCTGGCCGAGCTGGACCGGGCGAAGACGGCCTTCTTCAGCAACGTGTCCCACGAGTTCCGCACGCCGCTCACGCTGATGCTGGGGCCGCTGGAGGAGCTGCTTGCCTCGCGGCGCCTGGGCGAAGCGGAGCGCCGCGAGCTGGAGCTCGTCCACCGCAACTCGGTGCGGCTGCTGCGGCTCGTCAACACGCTGCTGGACTTCTCGCGGCTGGAGGCGGGCCGCGCCGAGGCCAGCTTCGAGCCCACGGACCTGGCGTCCTTCACGGCGGACCTGGCCAGCGGCTTCCGCTCCGCCGTGGAGCGCGCCGGGCTGGTGCTGACGGTGGACTGTCCTCCCCTGACCGGCCCCACGTTCGTGGACCGGGAGATGTGGGAGAAGATCGTCCTCAACCTCCTCTCCAACGCGCTCAAGTTCACCTTCGAGGGCGCCATCACCCTGCGCCTGCGCGAGGAGGGCGGCCAGGGGATGCTGACGGTGGAGGACACGGGCACGGGCATTCCCGCTGGCGACCTGCCGCACCTGTTCGACCGCTTCTTCCGCGTGAAGGGCGCGCGCAGCCGCACCCACGAGGGCAGCGGCATCGGCCTGTCGCTGGTGCGGGACCTGGTGCGGCTGCACGGCGGCGACGTGCGCGTGGACAGCGCGGAGGGGCGGGGCACGTCCTTCACGGTGACGCTGCCCCTGGGCAGCGCCCACCTGCCCGACGCGCGGCTCCACGCCCCGCGCAGCCAGGCGTCGACGGCGGCCGGGGTCGGCGCGTTCCTCGACGAGGCACTGCGCTGGCTCCCGGACCGGGGGGAGGGGAGCGCCTCGCCCGGGACGTCGGGCCCCCCTGGCGACGGGCCCCGTCGCGAGCAGGGCGCGAAGGCGGACGGGCGGCGGGGGCGGGTCCTCGCGGTGGACGACAACGCGGACATGCGCGAGTACCTCTCGCGCGTGCTCGGCACGGTGTTCGACGTGGTCACCGCCGAGGACGGCGAGGCGGCGCTGGAGGTGCTGGCCCGGCGCGGCCCCTTCGACCTGGTGCTGACGGACGTGATGATGCCGCGGCTGGGCGGCTTCGGGCTGCTCAAGGCGCTGCGCGAGGCGCCGCGCACGCGGACGCTGCCGGTCATCATGCTCTCCGCGCGCGCGGGCGAGGAGGCGAGCGTGGAGGGCCTGGAGGCCGGCGCGGACGACTACCTCGTGAAGCCCTTCTCCGCGCGCGAGCTGGTGGCCCGCACGCGCTCGGCGCTGGAGCTGTCGTGGATGCGCGGGGAGGTGACGCGCCACGAGATGACGGAGGCGCACCTGCGCGAGGCCGTCCGCGCGCGCGACGACTTCCTCTCCGTGGCCAGCCACGAGCTGAAGACGCCGCTGACGGCCTTCCGGCTGCAGCTGGAGCTCATCGAGCGCAACCTCAGCCCCGAGGCCCGCACGCACGTGGGAGACCGCATCCTCTCCGCGGGCAGGCAGGTGAGCCGGCTGTCCGTGCTGGTGGAGAACCTGCTGGACGTGTCGCAGCTCACCTCCGGGCGGCTGGTGCTCACGCGGGACGAGGTGGACCTGGCCGCGCTGGCGGAGGACGCGGCGGCGCGGCTGCGCGAGGAGGCGACCGCGGCCGGCTCCACGCTCTCACTGCACCTGGAGTCGCCGCTGGTGGGCCAGTTCGACCGGCTGCGGATGGACCAGGTGGTGACCAACCTGCTGCAGAACGCCATCAAGTACGGAGCGGGCAGGCCCATCCAGCTGCGCGTCTCCCGCGAAGGTGGGGTGGCGCGCGTCTGTGTGAAGGACGAGGGCATCGGCATCGCCCCGCACGACCGGGAGCGCATCTTCGGGCGCTTCGAGCGCGCGGTGTCCGTGCGCCAGTACGGCGGCTTCGGCCTGGGCCTGTGGATTGCCCGGCAGGTGGTGGAGGCGCATGGCGGCACCGTCTCCGTGGTGAGCGAGCCCGGCCACGGCGCCCTCTTCACCGTGGAGCTTCCTCTCACGGGGGAGACACGCACTGCGCGTCCAGCTCCGGAGGAGGAGCGGGGCATCTCGTAG
- a CDS encoding YceI family protein, translating to MSVATWNIDPAHSSILFVARHMVVARVHGRFERISGTLRVNPEHPGQGDVEVSADTASIYTGSPDRDAHLRSPDFLDADNAPKLTFRSTRVEPTGGSGFRLLGDLTIRNVSQPVVFEARHTATSKDPWGNTRLIYTAKATINRSDYGIRWNKTLDNGGWLVGEKVDIELDIQAVPATN from the coding sequence ATGTCCGTTGCAACCTGGAACATCGACCCCGCGCACTCCTCCATCCTCTTCGTGGCGCGCCACATGGTGGTGGCCCGCGTCCACGGGCGCTTCGAGCGCATCTCCGGCACCCTCCGCGTGAATCCCGAGCACCCCGGCCAGGGCGACGTGGAGGTGAGCGCGGACACGGCCAGCATCTACACGGGCTCGCCGGACCGCGACGCGCACCTGCGCTCGCCGGACTTCCTCGACGCGGACAATGCCCCGAAGCTCACCTTCCGCAGCACGCGGGTGGAGCCCACCGGAGGCTCGGGCTTCCGGCTGCTGGGAGACCTGACCATCCGCAACGTGAGCCAGCCCGTGGTCTTCGAGGCCCGCCACACCGCCACCTCCAAGGACCCCTGGGGCAACACGCGGCTCATCTACACGGCCAAGGCCACCATCAACCGCTCGGACTACGGCATCCGCTGGAACAAGACGCTCGACAACGGGGGCTGGCTCGTCGGCGAGAAGGTCGACATCGAGCTGGACATCCAGGCCGTCCCCGCCACGAACTGA
- a CDS encoding endonuclease/exonuclease/phosphatase family protein: MMPFLPRGYRTALLLGAVLSVLGCQGRETAPEDVCPTGDCEAPTPEAPYERPQGSLRVAAFNVRRLFDTVCDSSACGGSNFEELPSADALAAQADRLAKAITRLDADVVLLAEVETQAALDALHARLPRFGHAALGETGAPGSVDVAVLSVHPISTRGHRERVLLRPDGSPTYFSRELLEVHVAAPDARAILFAAHFRSKVNDDPGRRYAEADAARDIVSTVARAHPDAIVVLGGDLNDVPGSPPIDALERDGHLLRVASDRPDSETWTYSFSGNLQAIDHLYLARGGGAYVPGSFRAEREPRGGYGGSDHAAVYADFLPAR, encoded by the coding sequence ATGATGCCTTTCCTGCCTCGTGGGTACCGCACGGCCCTGCTGCTGGGCGCCGTCCTCTCCGTCCTGGGCTGCCAGGGCCGGGAGACCGCCCCCGAAGACGTCTGCCCCACCGGGGACTGCGAAGCGCCCACCCCCGAGGCCCCCTACGAGCGCCCCCAGGGCAGCCTCCGCGTGGCCGCCTTCAACGTGCGCCGCCTCTTCGACACGGTGTGTGACTCGTCCGCGTGCGGGGGCAGCAACTTCGAGGAGCTGCCCTCCGCCGACGCCCTGGCCGCCCAGGCCGACCGGCTCGCGAAGGCCATCACCCGGCTGGACGCCGACGTGGTGCTGCTCGCGGAGGTGGAGACGCAGGCCGCCCTGGACGCGCTCCACGCGCGGCTGCCCCGGTTCGGCCATGCGGCGCTGGGCGAGACGGGCGCCCCGGGCTCCGTGGACGTGGCCGTCCTGTCCGTCCACCCCATCTCCACCCGCGGGCACCGGGAGCGCGTGCTCCTCCGGCCGGACGGCTCGCCGACGTACTTCTCGCGCGAGCTGCTGGAGGTCCACGTGGCTGCGCCGGACGCGCGGGCCATCCTCTTCGCCGCCCACTTCCGCTCCAAGGTGAACGACGACCCCGGCCGCCGGTATGCCGAGGCGGACGCCGCCCGGGACATCGTCTCCACCGTGGCCCGAGCGCATCCGGACGCCATCGTCGTGCTCGGCGGCGACCTCAACGACGTGCCCGGCTCGCCCCCCATCGACGCCCTGGAGCGCGACGGGCACCTGCTCCGCGTGGCCAGCGACCGGCCGGACAGCGAGACCTGGACGTACTCGTTCTCCGGCAACCTCCAGGCCATCGACCACCTCTACCTCGCCCGCGGCGGCGGCGCGTACGTGCCCGGCTCGTTCAGGGCGGAGCGCGAGCCGCGAGGCGGCTACGGCGGCTCGGACCACGCCGCGGTGTACGCGGACTTCCTGCCAGCGCGCTGA